One Candidatus Aquicultor sp. DNA segment encodes these proteins:
- a CDS encoding ABC transporter ATP-binding protein produces the protein MDNIITIANLVKTYGGTKAVDGISLSVARSEVFGILGPNGAGKTTTLEMVEGLRKPDDGTITIDNVPVWPNPKKIKNLIGVQLQTTALLDHLSVRELVRLFGSFYGIRISNKAADALLDEVALTEKAKAMVHQLSGGQQQRLSIALALVNDPKVIFLDEPTTGLDPQARRKLWSAVERINTEGKTVVLTTHYMEEAEVLCGRIAIMDNGRIIALDTPDGLIRSLGADAKVTFTAKSALDEGRLAQLPEVSEVGRDDASYMFYTGDIQASITGLLRFVEAERVRVENLNVTGANLEDVFLHMTGRGLRE, from the coding sequence ATGGATAATATCATCACGATCGCAAACTTAGTAAAGACGTATGGGGGCACGAAGGCCGTTGACGGCATCTCGCTCAGCGTCGCCCGCAGCGAGGTGTTCGGTATTCTGGGACCGAACGGCGCCGGTAAAACAACGACGCTAGAGATGGTCGAAGGTTTACGAAAACCCGACGATGGCACTATTACCATTGATAACGTGCCGGTATGGCCGAACCCTAAGAAAATCAAAAACCTTATCGGCGTGCAGCTCCAGACCACCGCACTGCTCGATCACCTTAGTGTGCGCGAACTCGTGCGGCTGTTCGGCTCGTTTTATGGGATTCGTATCTCAAACAAAGCAGCCGACGCGCTTCTCGACGAGGTGGCATTGACCGAGAAGGCAAAAGCGATGGTACATCAGCTTTCCGGCGGCCAACAGCAGCGGCTCTCTATTGCTCTTGCCCTGGTAAACGACCCCAAGGTTATCTTTTTAGACGAACCGACCACGGGCCTCGATCCGCAAGCCAGGCGTAAGCTCTGGTCGGCGGTCGAGCGAATCAACACAGAAGGAAAAACGGTGGTGTTGACCACGCACTATATGGAAGAGGCCGAGGTCTTATGCGGTCGCATCGCCATCATGGATAATGGCCGTATTATCGCGCTCGATACGCCCGACGGCCTCATCCGATCGCTCGGCGCCGATGCCAAGGTAACCTTTACCGCAAAGAGCGCGCTCGATGAGGGGCGCCTGGCACAGCTTCCCGAAGTTTCGGAAGTGGGCCGGGATGACGCCAGCTATATGTTCTATACGGGTGATATTCAAGCGAGCATCACCGGACTTTTGCGTTTCGTTGAGGCCGAGCGCGTGCGAGTTGAAAACCTCAACGTCACCGGGGCGAACCTCGAGGACGTATTTTTACACATGACCGGAAGGGGGCTGCGCGAGTAA
- a CDS encoding CPBP family intramembrane glutamic endopeptidase — protein MIDKKPVFTYLAITFLITWGIEAVLITNGISFIGYPPQYAQLVVAGVMLIPALAALITARVYREKVVPYGWHIGPIKPYIFILIAMPLIYAVVYALTVLLGVGTFDLGLKTFISDVQKTAGGQKLPPFNPAQVTAVLLLISVFVSPFFNSLVALGEEIGWRGFLLPRLMPLGKVKAYSLMGVIWGLWHAPLVIMGFGYPGYPVLGIFMFIIFTTLIGIIINELTLKYKSVILAGWIHGTFNSQSYGIWRLIVVNTQPLLGGIAGLIGFVMLGAIAYFIMRFNGYREPTAVTEPASA, from the coding sequence ATGATAGACAAGAAGCCGGTTTTCACCTATCTCGCAATTACTTTTCTAATAACCTGGGGGATAGAAGCAGTTCTTATAACGAACGGCATCTCCTTTATCGGCTATCCGCCGCAGTATGCGCAGTTGGTGGTCGCCGGCGTCATGCTCATCCCGGCGCTCGCAGCTTTGATAACCGCTCGAGTCTACCGGGAAAAAGTCGTCCCCTACGGCTGGCACATCGGGCCGATCAAACCGTATATCTTTATTCTTATTGCCATGCCCCTCATCTACGCCGTTGTCTACGCGCTGACGGTTCTTCTCGGTGTGGGAACGTTTGATCTGGGACTTAAAACATTCATAAGCGATGTGCAGAAAACGGCGGGCGGCCAAAAACTGCCGCCGTTTAACCCGGCACAAGTGACGGCCGTGCTGCTGTTGATATCGGTCTTCGTGTCACCGTTTTTCAACAGCCTGGTTGCGCTCGGCGAGGAAATCGGCTGGCGAGGGTTTCTGCTGCCCCGGCTCATGCCGCTTGGCAAAGTTAAGGCATACTCGTTGATGGGCGTGATCTGGGGCCTGTGGCACGCGCCGCTCGTGATTATGGGGTTTGGTTATCCCGGTTATCCGGTGCTCGGCATATTTATGTTTATCATCTTTACCACGTTGATCGGAATAATAATCAACGAGCTCACGCTAAAATACAAAAGCGTTATTCTTGCGGGTTGGATTCACGGCACGTTTAACTCGCAAAGCTATGGGATCTGGCGGCTCATTGTAGTCAACACCCAGCCGCTTCTCGGCGGTATCGCCGGGCTCATCGGTTTTGTCATGCTCGGCGCTATCGCATACTTCATCATGCGCTTTAATGGGTACCGGGAGCCGACAGCCGTCACCGAACCGGCAAGTGCATAG
- a CDS encoding NAD(P)H-hydrate epimerase, with product MKQLISVTADQMEEIERLAIYNYGFQITQIVENAGRALARVCRILSDGSVESRDIVVLAGDGKNAGGGLAAARNLHNWGANIRVVLVAHEGSLKRSALTQLNILKSMDLPIESGDRLNLAYLSKFDFIIDAILGYSAKGAPASEFASAIATANRAKRPIISLDVPSGLDATTGQVHDACIKASATIALALPKEGTLTDTATEYVGALWLADIGIPPEAYAQLGLSGDNPFIDDDLVLLRRQERAIGITA from the coding sequence ATGAAACAGTTAATCTCAGTCACGGCGGATCAAATGGAAGAGATCGAACGCCTGGCCATCTATAATTATGGGTTCCAGATTACGCAGATTGTTGAAAACGCCGGCAGGGCGCTTGCCCGTGTCTGCCGGATACTCTCCGACGGTTCGGTCGAGAGCAGGGATATTGTAGTACTTGCCGGTGACGGCAAAAATGCCGGTGGCGGGCTGGCAGCTGCTCGTAACCTGCATAATTGGGGCGCGAATATACGAGTTGTGCTCGTTGCACATGAAGGTTCACTGAAGCGTTCGGCGCTTACCCAGCTCAACATTCTTAAGTCTATGGATTTACCAATAGAGAGCGGAGACCGCCTTAACCTCGCGTATCTCAGCAAGTTCGATTTCATAATCGATGCGATCCTTGGCTACAGCGCAAAAGGTGCGCCCGCCTCTGAATTTGCGAGCGCAATTGCAACAGCAAACCGTGCAAAGCGCCCGATTATATCACTCGATGTACCATCGGGGCTAGATGCGACAACGGGGCAGGTACATGATGCGTGCATCAAAGCAAGCGCGACCATAGCTCTTGCGTTGCCAAAAGAAGGTACGCTTACCGATACCGCGACCGAGTATGTAGGGGCGCTCTGGCTTGCAGATATCGGCATACCGCCTGAGGCATACGCTCAGCTCGGTCTGTCCGGTGACAACCCGTTCATAGATGATGATCTCGTGCTGCTTCGCCGCCAAGAACGCGCGATAGGCATAACCGCGTAG